A region from the Deinococcus multiflagellatus genome encodes:
- the rpmJ gene encoding 50S ribosomal protein L36 — protein MKVRSSVKKMCDNCKVIRRHGRVLVICSNVKHKQRQG, from the coding sequence ATGAAAGTTCGCAGCAGTGTCAAAAAGATGTGCGACAACTGCAAAGTGATCCGCCGCCACGGGCGCGTGCTGGTCATTTGCTCCAACGTCAAGCACAAGCAGAGGCAGGGTTAA